One genomic segment of Mycolicibacterium psychrotolerans includes these proteins:
- a CDS encoding CBS domain-containing protein: MHAEDIAEEFPVVSMDSNALDAARMLAEHRLPGIVVTDPSGKRLAVLPASQVVRFIVPQYVQDDPSLAGVLDESMADRVADKLASKTVRDVLPDHLRDVPAARADDTIVEVAANMARCRSPLVAVMKDGVLVGVITASRLLEAALKH; the protein is encoded by the coding sequence ATGCACGCCGAGGACATCGCCGAGGAATTCCCGGTCGTCAGCATGGACTCGAACGCACTCGACGCGGCGCGCATGCTCGCCGAGCACCGACTCCCCGGCATCGTCGTCACCGACCCGTCCGGAAAACGTCTCGCGGTGTTGCCCGCGTCGCAGGTGGTGCGGTTCATCGTTCCGCAGTACGTGCAGGACGATCCGTCGCTCGCCGGGGTGCTCGACGAGTCGATGGCGGACCGGGTGGCCGACAAGCTCGCCAGCAAGACGGTCCGTGATGTGCTGCCCGACCACCTGCGCGACGTGCCCGCCGCCCGCGCCGACGACACGATCGTCGAGGTCGCCGCGAACATGGCACGGTGCAGGAGTCCGCTCGTGGCGGTGATGAAGGACGGCGTTCTGGTCGGGGTGATCACGGCGTCCCGTCTCCTGGAAGCGGCACTGAAGCATTGA